The DNA segment TGTGAGATTTGTATTATTGATTTTGCTTATTTTAAGAAAATATGCGGAGAAAATGGAGAAATTAGTTTTTTACTTTTAAGCTCTTTATTTGAAAAAATTAGAATTTTAGAAAATTTTATAAGACAAAAGTCGCTTGATTTAAAAACAAGATTATTAAAATTTCTAATAGAAAATGAAGAAAAATTGCATCAGTTAAAACAAAAAGAAATTGCTACTATGTTAAATATTCCGCCAGAATCTTTATCAAGATTTTTAAAAGAATTTAAACATATTTTACTTATTGACACAAATAAGGGTAAAATTATGATTTTAAATAGAGAAAAAATACAAGATTTTAAGTCTTTTTAAGTCTTATTTGCTAAAATACGTATTAAAAATTGGGAAGGTTATATGGATTTTGATTTTTTAATCAAATTTAGTCCAATGTTTATGCAAGCAACTTGGTTGACTTTGGAACTTGCTATTTTTGGAGTATTATTTTCATTTATAATAGCTTTATTTTGTGTGAGTGTATCATTTTTTAATTTTAATTATTTAAATAAAATATGTAAAGTTTATATAGAATTTTCAAGAAATACTCCATTGTTGATTCAACTTTTCTTTTTATATTATGCTTTGCCTGAATTTAATATACATTTTAGCTCTTTTGTTTGTGCTATTATGGGATTGAGTTTTTTGGGCGGTTCTTATATGGCAGAAAGTTTAAGAGCTGGTATTGAAGCTATTAAAAAACAACAATATGAATCAGGGCTTTCGTTAGGACTTAATAAATGGCAAATTTTTTTTTATGTGATTATGCCTCAAGCACTAGGCATTGCTATGCCAAGCATTAGTGCAAATATTATATTTTTACTTAAAGAGACTTCT comes from the Campylobacter insulaenigrae NCTC 12927 genome and includes:
- a CDS encoding nitrosative stress-response regulator, Crp/Fnr family, with amino-acid sequence MEKYFEILASLGEKRNFKKGNILFFQGDEAKKILILLKGSVRLYRVNARGFEFTLHTLNSVSFIAEMPVFEGINYPANAICEEDCEICIIDFAYFKKICGENGEISFLLLSSLFEKIRILENFIRQKSLDLKTRLLKFLIENEEKLHQLKQKEIATMLNIPPESLSRFLKEFKHILLIDTNKGKIMILNREKIQDFKSF
- a CDS encoding amino acid ABC transporter permease, whose product is MDFDFLIKFSPMFMQATWLTLELAIFGVLFSFIIALFCVSVSFFNFNYLNKICKVYIEFSRNTPLLIQLFFLYYALPEFNIHFSSFVCAIMGLSFLGGSYMAESLRAGIEAIKKQQYESGLSLGLNKWQIFFYVIMPQALGIAMPSISANIIFLLKETSVVSIIALADLVYVAKDLIGLYYKSNEALFALVFCYLILILPLSLILNHIEKRLNYV